The Pseudomonas sp. LFM046 region CGGCCAGACCGTCGAACTGGCCGCCGTCTCCATGGGCAACCCCCATGCGGTGCTGCGGGTCGATGACGTGGCCAGCGCGCCGGTCCACAGCCTGGGGCCGAAGCTGGAGCACCATCCGCGCTTCCCGCAGCGGGTGAACGTCGGCTTCCTGCAGATCGTCGACCGCAAGCAGGCCAAGCTGCGCGTCTGGGAACGTGGCGCCGGGGAAACCCAGGCCTGCGGCACCGGCGCCTGCGCCGCTGCGGTGGCGGCGATCCGCCAGGGCTGGATGGATTCCCCGGTGCAGCTCGACCTGCCGGGCGGCCGCCTCTCCATCGAGTGGGCCGGCCCGGGGCACCCCGTAATGATGACCGGACCCGCCGTCCGCGTATTCGAAGGACAGGTTCGCCTATGACCGACCAGCACCAGGACCAGCCGCATCACCTCGACTCCGAGACGGTGGCCGCTTATCTGCGCCTCCATCCGGAGTTCTTCGTCCAGCATGAAGAACTGATTCCGGAAATGCGCATCCCGCACCAACCGGGTGATGCCGTTTCCCTGGTGGAACGTCAGATCAAGCTGCTGCGCGAGCGCAACATCGAGATGCGCCATCGCCTGTCGCAATTGATGGACGTGGCCCGGGAAAACGATCGGCTGTTCGACAAGACCCGCCGCCTGGTGCTCGACCTGCTCGACGCCTCCAGCCTGGAGGAAATCGTCGGCGCGGTGGAGGACAGCCTGCGACACGAGTTCCAGGTGCCCTTCGTCAGCCTCATCCTGTTCAGCGAAAACACCCTGCCGGTGGGTCGCAGCGTCAGCGCCGCCGAAGCGCACCAGAGCATCGGCGGCCTGCTGGCCGGCGGCAAGACCATCTGCGGCGTGCTGCGCGGCCATGAGCTGGAATTCCTCTTCGGCGCCGAAGATCGCGACCAGGTCGGCTCCGCCGCCGTGGTCAGCCTGGTCCACCAGGGCCTGCACGGCGTACTGGCCATTGGCAGCCCGGACCCGCAGCACTACAAGAGCTCGCTGGGCACGCTGTTCCTCGGCTATGTGGCCGAGGTCCTGGCCCGGGTGCTGCCGCGCTTCGCAACACCGCTGCGCTCGGTGAGATAGTCCGCCGCGGCGCATTCCAAGGAAGTCCCATGCACGCCGACCTGGATGCCTACCTGAACCACCTGCGCAGCGAGCGCCAGGTCTCGGCCCACACCCTGGACGGCTACCACCGGGACCTGCTGAAGGTCCGCGCGCTCTGCGAGAAAGCCGGCATCGCCGACTGGACGGACCTCGACGTCCGTACCCTGCGCAGCTTCGTCGCCCGGCTGCACCAGGACGGACTCTCCAGCCGCAGCCTGGCCCGCCTGCTGTCAGCGGTGCGCGGCCTCTACCACTACCTGATCCGCGAAGGACGCTGCCGCCACGACCCGGCCAACGGCCTCGCCGCGCCCAAGGGCGCCCGCCGCCTGCCCAGGGCACTGGACGCCGACCGCACCCAGCAACTCCTGGACGGCGCCGTGGAAGACGACTTCATCGCCCGCCGCGACCAGGCCATGCTGGAGCTTTTCTATTCCTCCGGCCTGCGCCTGTCCGAACTGGTGGGCCTGGACCTCGACGGGCTCGACCTCTCCGACGGCCTGGTGCGCGTCCGCGGCAAGGGCAACAAGACCCGCGAACTGCCGGTCGGCCGCAAGGCCCGCGAGGCACTGGAAGCCTGGCTGCCCCTGCGCGCCGCAGCCAACCCCGGCGACGGCGCTGTGTTCATCAGCCAACAGGGCCGTCGCCTGACGTCACGGGCCATTCAGCTGCGGGTGCGCCAGGCGGGGGTTCGTGAATTGGGCCAACATTTGCACCCGCACATGCTGCGGCATTCCTTCGCCAGCCATATGCTGGAGTCATCCCAGGACCTGCGGGCGGTACAGGAACTGCTCGGCCACGCCGACATCTCCACCACCCAGATCTATACCCACCTGGACTTCCAGCACCTGGCCTCGGTCTACGACAAGGCCCACCCCAGAGCCAAGCGACGCGGAGCGGACGAATGAGC contains the following coding sequences:
- a CDS encoding DUF484 family protein, with translation MTDQHQDQPHHLDSETVAAYLRLHPEFFVQHEELIPEMRIPHQPGDAVSLVERQIKLLRERNIEMRHRLSQLMDVARENDRLFDKTRRLVLDLLDASSLEEIVGAVEDSLRHEFQVPFVSLILFSENTLPVGRSVSAAEAHQSIGGLLAGGKTICGVLRGHELEFLFGAEDRDQVGSAAVVSLVHQGLHGVLAIGSPDPQHYKSSLGTLFLGYVAEVLARVLPRFATPLRSVR
- the xerC gene encoding tyrosine recombinase XerC, with translation MHADLDAYLNHLRSERQVSAHTLDGYHRDLLKVRALCEKAGIADWTDLDVRTLRSFVARLHQDGLSSRSLARLLSAVRGLYHYLIREGRCRHDPANGLAAPKGARRLPRALDADRTQQLLDGAVEDDFIARRDQAMLELFYSSGLRLSELVGLDLDGLDLSDGLVRVRGKGNKTRELPVGRKAREALEAWLPLRAAANPGDGAVFISQQGRRLTSRAIQLRVRQAGVRELGQHLHPHMLRHSFASHMLESSQDLRAVQELLGHADISTTQIYTHLDFQHLASVYDKAHPRAKRRGADE